The following DNA comes from Macaca thibetana thibetana isolate TM-01 chromosome 14, ASM2454274v1, whole genome shotgun sequence.
tgagaccagcctggccaacatggtgaaaccctgtctctactcaaaatacaaaaattagctgggtgtggtagtgggcgcctgtaatcccagctactcgggaagctgaggcaggagaatcacttgaacccgggacgtggaggttgcagtgaaccattgcactccagcctgggtgacgagcaaaactccatctcaaataaataaataaataaaataaaattccacacCCTCTTCCCTCAACACACATTCAAAGCCCAAGGTTTTGGCTTAGACCTggatataatctttttttttttttttttgagacggagtctcgctctgtcgcccaggctggagtgcagtggcgtgatctcggctcactgcaagctccgcctcccgggttcacgccattctcctgcctcagcctcccgagtagctgggactacaggcgcccgccaccacgcccggctaattttttgtatttttttttagtagagacggggtttcaccgagttagccaggatggtctcgatctcctgatcttgtgatccgcccacctcagcctcccaaagttctgggattacaggcgtgagccactgtgcccggccagatatAATCTTTAAGTTTGAAATTCCTTTGGGATTTTACAAGGGATGATTTAATTTACAATCTACATAGAAAGTTCCTTTAACATTACAGCCTGTATGACTGATCTTagttttttgaaagagtttgggTCTGCTCTCTGGAGAATGTTGAGGGCTACTTTTAGaaccagcatttgtttttttagttCTGAGACATCCTGAAAAGTAGAATCCAGAATTTGTCACAAATTTGGGTCTAGGGAGGTTAATGTTTTACCTCCTTAAAAACTATCCTTTGGGAACACAATTCACAGTTCCTCCGTTTTTGTTGTCAATGGCCCTTCCTTTAATGGGACCTGTCCAAGGAGCCACTGAAGCACTAGGAGAAGGTTGCGCCCTTGGGAGACACTGGCCCTTGCAGGCTGGGACCAACAACCTCAGAAGTCCTAGGGCTGGCCAGAGACAGCAGATAGGGGACTAAGTAGAATCTGAGTTAGACAATGGAAGAGGGAAGGTGTAAAAATCAGGAGTTCTGGGTTTGAAATGGGCTCCAAAGTTCTCAGGTTGTgacctcattttgttttctttctctttttttttttttcttttgagatggcgtttcactcttgtcgcccaggctggagtgcaatggcacaatcgcagctcactgcaacctccacctcctgggttcaagctattctcctgcctcagcctcccgaggagctgggattacaggcccgcgccaccacgcccagctaatttttgtatttttagtagagatggggtttcaccatgttggtcaggctggtctcgaactcccaacctcaggtgaaccacccacctcagcctcccaaagtgctgtaataggcgtgagccacctcgcctgaccTGTAACCTCATTTTCTATCtccaaatctatttttctttttatagcccCGTCCTCTCaatccagttacttgggagttaGCAGGCCCTTTCCCAGATCATCACATTCAAGCAGGCCCATGTCCTGTAATTCTATCTTCTTGATATGCTCAAGTTAGAACCACTACTACCCCTCAACATTCCCCAACCCCTGCCCCGGGCATAAGCAACTTTTAGGTATATCACTTAGGTAAGAAATAGCCCCTTGGTGAGAAGAGGTATCCTTTTTCCTGGCTCTGCTGGTATTCATCCTCCAGttgcctccccttcctcctcctccttcccctcctcctcctgctttccctcctcttcctcctcctcacttaGCTGGTATTCATCCTCCAGTTGccactgcctcctcttcctcctcaatgCAGTGAAGTTTACACCATGATGTGCTATGGCCCTGCTCAAATCTTTTGCCTCCTCTCCATCGGCCCTGGGGCTGCTGCCCTGACTTGGGTCTTTGTTGCTGTCCCTCTCCGCAGCGTTCTCCCAGCTGCCTCCATAATTGTCCACAATTCTGAGCATTGCCAGTGCCTTCAGGACAAACTCAGACTCTCCACATGGCACCTAAGGCTCTAGTCCCTGccaatttctatttccttttctgccTCTCCCACCTGAAACCCTCCTTCACCCAGAgtttccccagcccctgccaggaAACCCTtgttccctttctcctcctgGTCTGTCTAGTCTTGCTTTTGCCCTCCTTAGGAAGTCTTCTCCGCTTGGGGGACCCTTCCGGGGGCTTCCTTCTCCCTTGGTGCTTATCACCCTCGACTGCAGTCAGGGCTGGGGACCCAGGGCACCGGAGGCACTGGTGCAGAGTGTAAGGTACTTTTAGGCTTTTAGGGGCtcctgaaaatgttttattttaaagttagatgaaaaaaaaatgtaagagtcAAAGAAAGTGTGCTTTTTTCtcaatcaaaaaaataaatgcgTAGGGTCCATGAAAATATACtgaactatttaaaatttttttaaaatagatgaagATACTTCATGAAGACAAAAGCACCTAAGTCCTGAGAAAGTGAGAATGTGACCCTGACTGACTGCCATTGGTTTCCCCTTCCCCCAGTGAGGTTGGGGGGGTACCCCCCTGCATTATGTGATTAAGTCTCTGCACCCCCAGCCCCGTTCTCATCACTTAGGACTGCTTTCTGAACAAGAAAAGAagtgcataaataaatgaatggcctTGCGCAAGGCTCTTGACTCTGTCTCGATTTCTTCATCCCGACAACGAAGTTCCAGCTTCACGGGGCCGCTGCGGGGTTCAAGTAGTGAGTGGGAAACTTTCAGAATTGCCGAGGGTGCAGCCATTCCAGCCATTCctgaaattttgaaatttcaaacTGAAATTTCAGAATTTCAGTTTGGAATTCTGAAATTCCAAACTTTCAGAATTGCCGAGGCGCAGAATgtgggtgggaaggggagggcagaggttgTTGAAGGTGGCTCCAGGTGGCTTCGATACCTTTCTTTTGGTAAGAAAATTACCCTCTTTATACACGCAGAGCACTGCAAGGACAGACACCAGAGTCTCACAGGGGCTGGCCCTCAGCATTGGTTCCCTGTGGGGCGAGCAACTAAACTAGAATAAAGCACGAGGGCTCTCGGTCCCGGAAGAACAGGCTTCTTTCATTTTAGGACATTAGGCTCTTTtagcttcttttcctttctttccttttttttttttttttaaccatactACTTAGAAGAGTGTGAAGCCCAGGTCTGTCTCACTTCCCCTTTGTGTTCCCGGGCCTGGCACAGGTGAGGGACATAATGAATTAAGGAATCTCCCCTCTCAGGGTCCTGCGTGGCACCCATCAGCATCAGGGCCTCTGACCCCAAGTGGGTGAGAGTCAGTGCAACCCCCTCCGCCCCCGCCTGCCTGAGCGCAGGGCCTGCCGCGAAGAGAGCAGAGTTGTGAAACGGAGACTCAGTTTACCCAAGGTGGAGTCTCAAGCACGTCAACATGGGGGCTGGGGAAGAGATGGGACATTTCCGCGGCGACAGAGCCCAGAGGCACTTAAGAAATCTTAGTTTTTGTCCCCTCCTCAGAAACACATTGGGGACAGGTTTCCTGTGTTCCAAGTAATTTAATTGCCATGGCTCCCGAAAGGCTGGAGCGGTTTCCTTTTCAGAGGCTGTGGGTGCCTCTGAAAAGGAAAGTCACAGGCAGTATCAGTCTTGCCCATCTTCTCCACTGCTGTGTGTCCAGCGTCTGAAAGCATGAGGGCACACAGTAGGCGGTGAGGAGCGGACGAACTGCCATCGGCGACCGCTGGGTACCTCCCCAGTGCAAGGAACAAAACCCGCCTCCAGACAAGAAGACCCTGCAGGCCTCCCGCACCCTGTAATTTGGATGTCCAGGAATCGCCTTTGTTGTGGGCGCCCAACCTCAGGCAAAGCGAGCACCTGCTCCTCCCGCCGGTCCTCGCAGGAGGACCCCAGGCTGCTGCGCTCCGGCTGCCTCTCACAGTCCCTGCGCTCCGCTTCTCGGGAGCTGGGAGCCCGGGGGCGCCCCGGGACCTGCAGCCAGGGTCCGCCCAGCGCTTCCCAGCCGTGGTAACGCGCCTCCCCAGATGTCCGACACCCCGCCCGGGGCCAGCATTCTTCGCTTCCTAGGGCCGGGACAGGGGTCTGGGGCTGCGTCAGGGGCTCGTCAGGCACCCCCAGGCCTGCGGGGGCAGGATCCTGAGTCACCGCCGCGCACGCCCTCTCCTCCCGGCTTCTAACCTGGGGCCACCTCCGCCCCGCAGGGTCGGGACCCGGCGCAGCCGGCTCTCCGCGGGCATGCTGTGCGCCCCTCTCCCCAGCCCGAGTCACTGCGGAGGCCGCCCCCACCCCTGGCTGGCTCGGGGGAGCCTCGCCTGTCCGCCCCTCCCATGAGAAGCTCGAGCTCTCAGCGCTCCCGGGCGGCTCCCGCGGGAGGGGGCGCGGCCGCCCCCACGGCTCCACCCTCTCGGCGGGGCCGCAGCCATCTGGGGCCCCTGCCAGTAGCGGCCGCTCCGGGGCCCGCACCGAGCTCGCGACCCGCTTGCGCGGCGGGAGGCAGCCCCGGGCAGGGACCCCGGCCTCCCCAGCGGGCGATCCCGGCGCTGAGATACCCCGAGGGGGCGGTGGCCGCGAGCCGAGCCCGGGTGGAAGCGCGTCGCAGGGGACGCGGGCACCCCTCGCCACCTCGGTGACCCTTCGGGAGCCGGGACCGGAGCCCCGGAGGCGGCGGTGCGGGCCCGCGGGGGCGGCGAGGTCCGTGCCCCTAGCGTCCGGACCCGGCGCAGGCTGCTGAGCCTCGGCTGGGCTCGTCGCCTCCCGCCTTTCCCCCCAGCCCCCCGCGAGCTGGCAGGAGGAAATAGCGCGCGGCCCCTTTAAATTTACCCAGGAGCCCTTAAAGGAGCCCCAGGGGCCCCAGACAGGAATCCCCACCCCGGTCCAGCCCGCGCCGCCGAGCGAGCAGCCTGCCGTCCGTGCGGCCGGCCGCCCCGTGCATGCGCCCCGCGCCCCGGGGCCCCGCGCAGCGAGCGCTCCGCGCGGGCTGCCGCCAGCCCCGCGGCCCCGCGCCCCGCCGCCCCGGGGCCCCGCTCCGCAGCGCAGCGCATGGAGCCCGGCGGGGACCACCGGAGCCGGAGCAGCGGCGGCAGGGGCGGCCCCGGGCCAGCAGTGGCCTCGGCACGGGGCCGACGGCTGCCGCCAGCCGGATCGAGCGGCAGCGCGGAGCCGGAAGAAGACGAAGGCGGTAAGAGCTGGGGCCGGCGGCCCGGGCGGGGGCCCCggcgtgggggaggggagggctgcgGCTCGGGGCCCCTCTCCGCCGCCGAACAAAGCGGGGGACGCGGGCAGGGCGGCCGGGGGCGCCACCTGGTGGGCGCGGAGCGCGGCTGCAGGGCTGGCGGGGGAGTCCCCCGCCCAGCTACCGGGGTCGGCCCGCGGGGCTTGGGCGGCTCGCCTCCCCCTTAAAGGGCCCCGCGGCCGCCCGCAGCGCCCCGCCTTGGGGGCCAGGCCCGAGGGGCCCCACTGGGCAGGGCGCCACGGAGCGAGGCTTGTGGACTTGCGGCCCCCGCCCCTTTCTCTTTCAGACTCCCAGGTTGTCTCTCTAATCGGGCTGTCTCTTAAAAGTCCATCCAGACCCTGGGTCCCCTTCGGGGGCTTTTCCCCAGCGGAGCTGAGCTCAGCTCCGAACTCTGCTGTTGTAAATCGGGCTGCTCCTTTCGTCTCGTGGCCTTGTGAGAGACATgcaccctttttcttttctcccacgTTCTCCCTAGGAAAGTGCATCGCTTGCGCCCAGGGGGCTCACACCATCTTTTCCCACCGCGGGCAGTTTTTAAAGCGATGGGTTCGCTCACAAAGGCAGACAGACACCCCTCCTGCCCGTgcattctcccttcccttcttttcagaattttttttgccCTAATTTGTCAGCTCTAGCGGAACCAGCCAGTTTTCCTCGTTCGCTCTCAAAGGAGGCTGTTTACTCATTTCCCGGCTGCAGGGTCACGCCTTAAGACCCTTGAAGGTTTCCTTCAGGCCAGGGAGACTCAGCCCGAATCTCCAGGCTCCCCTCCCGGTCTCTCCCCTCCCAGAAACGCCCCATccccttttgtttttaaagaacctCGGCTCCTCCCCCTTTTTCGGCTCTTAAAGGGCCAATCCACCTTAGGCTAGCCTGGATCCAGCGCTGGAAGAAGGATGCTTAGAGACCAGCCAGCTAGCCAGTGTCTTTGCAGACAAAGAAGCCCAGGCCCAGAGGGTGGACATGACCTATCAAAGGTCACAGAGCAAGTTACCAGTgaagccaggacttgaacccaagcCTATGACTCCAAAGCCAGTAGATTCTATGGATCtacttaaataaaaactaaaataaaaaaaacttccaCAAGGGTGACAGGAGCCCTTTCTGATCCTGTCTTTTGTTTTCCCAACCCTGTGATTCTCCACTGGGAGAATGACCAGAACCTGCTTGTGTGCCCAGGAGACATTTTTCTAAATCAAGAGGGGTGGGAACTGTAGGGAGGGTAGGGGACTGCTCTGGGTGGGTGTCTGACACAGGGAACGCCATTGGGTTAGTGGGGCCTCTCCAGTGCCCGCCCTTCTGACTGCTGGGCAGTGGCCAGCTCCCTGCCAGAGCAGCAAATAAAGCCCCAGAAAGACTTAATGGGCTTCAGTGGATGGTGGCCACTCCCTGCCGCAGTGTCATTAGTTGCCACTGGTGGCCCTCCTCCTATCCCTTTTCAGGGTCATTGGCTCCTCCAGAATCTGGAGAAGTTTTGGTCTCAGAAACTCCTTTCCCTGGAGATGTTGGCAGCTTTGTCTTAGGGATCCCTCCCATCTGGGGGCCTAGATTTGGGGAACTGACAAGGCCTAGCCCATCCCCAAAATGGGACTCTCAGGAGGCTGTATTTGAAGCATTACTGGCAAAAGGGAGAAGACTTGTGGGTGGGGCCCTCCTGGCGGGGGCCCCAGGCGGGTGGGTCCCGTATGCAGCCCTGGCTGCAGACAGATGCCCCCTTTGTTTGTCTGGCCCCACTGCCTGCTCTGCTCCGGCTGGAACCGCCCTGGCCTGCTGCTCTCCCGGCTTTCTCCCTACAGCTCTTGTCCAGAAAGGGCACCTTACAGAGCTGGCTGGCTCCTTGGCCctcaccttattttttaaaaagtcagagttAGTTCCATAGTGCCCTGCGTCCTTTTGTTCTTGATCTCCTCTTAAAGGGTCCTTGCCCTTTGTAAAGGGCTAATGTTTTGGCTCCCCGCTTCTCCTACATCCCTTTTATTGCTGTTGCCATCCCTTTCCTGCCCCGGaacaccccctcccccagctccctctTTCAGGGCTCACCATTGAAGTCCTCGCTTCTTTCCCTGGAAATCAGAGATTGAAAaactctctccctttccccttcaGGGCAAGATCTTCAGCTGGAAGGGGGTGCCTTGGGGTCCTGGGGGAGTGCCCCCCTGCCCTCCTCCAGGGCCAGGGGACCAACATCTTCAGGCAGGAAATACTCAGACCACTGTGAGGCCCGGGCTTCAAGGCCTGGAAAAAGCCGCATCCCTGGCCGTGACCACCGGCGCTACTACCACGACCACTGGCGGCTGGAGTACCTGATGGACTTCAACCCTGCCCGGCACGGCATGGTGTGCATGGTGTGCGGCAGCTCCCTGGCCACCCTCAAGCTCAGCACCATCAAGCGCCACATCCGCCAAAAGCACCCCTACTCCTTGCACTGGAGTCCCCGGGAGAAGGAAGTCATCAGCAACAGCTGGGATGCACacctggggctgggggcctgcGGAGAGGCCGAGGGCCTGGGGGTCCagggggctgaggaggaggaggaggaggaagaagaggacgaggaggagggGGCTGGTGTCCCCGCTTGCCCGCCCAAGGGCCCAGGTAAATGCAGATTCTGTAGAGGCGGGGGTCTGGGTGGCCAGTGGGGTGCAGTGGGTCAGCCGTTCTGCCAAGGAGCTGGTGTTCTTGAGCAAGTCACTGCTCCTTCTCTGGGTGGGGTCTGTTTATCGCCCTTATTATACAAAGGTGGGGGAAGGACAGTGGGGTGAGAGGGTCTCCGATGTCCATGACAGCTTGGATATTCTGTGGTTTTTGAATATCAAGGAGAGAGGTTGGGCGACAGGCCGTTGAAAGGCTTGGAGCGGGGAGGCCTGGCTGGGGTGGGTGAGGGAAGGGGAGGGTGCTGGAGAGGTGTGGCTGACGGTGAAGGCCAGGGACAGGGCTAAATTCCACTGTGGGGGAAGTGTGGGTGGTGCTTGAAGTGTGAGCAGAGGAGGGTTTAGGGAGGTGAAGTTAGGAGTtcaggggagaggaagagaagggcaaAGGTTAGGCCTGGGGCCCAAGTGAGAGAGTGGCTGTAGTGGGGTGCTCTGTGGGGCCAGCGTCTCAGTTCCTTCCCTCCAACCCTTTCAGGCAAAGCCCCAGCTGGTGGGGGCTGCCGGCGCCAGCGGCGAGGGGGCCCAGTGGCACCCCGGGCTCGGCGTCTGCgcctctcagcctcccggagGGCCGGGGGCAGCAGGGGGCTGGGGGCCCGGCGCCTGGAGAGGAGGCTGAAGGAGTCCCTGCAGAACTGGTTCCGGGCCGAGTGTCTCATGGACTATGACCCGCGGGGGAACCGGCTGGTGTGCATGGCCTGTGGTCGGGCACTGCCCAGCCTGCACCTGGACGACATCCGTGCCCACGTGCTGGAGGTGCACCCCGGCTCCCTGGGGCTCAGCGGCCCCCAGCGCAGTGCCCTGCTGCAGGCCTGGGGGGGCCAGCCTGAGGCGCTGTCTGAGCTCACCCAGTCCCCACCAGGTGCGAGGCCCATCCCAGGCTGAGACCCCCTCATATTGGGGCTCTGAAGTGGGGTCTGGCCAAAACTGGGAGGCAGGGACTTAGGGCTGAGGGCTGAAGGCCAGGAGCTGGCgctccacacacatacactcactcCGCCCCCAGACACAGACAGACTGGGGCCT
Coding sequences within:
- the ZFTA gene encoding zinc finger translocation-associated protein; translation: MEPGGDHRSRSSGGRGGPGPAVASARGRRLPPAGSSGSAEPEEDEGGQDLQLEGGALGSWGSAPLPSSRARGPTSSGRKYSDHCEARASRPGKSRIPGRDHRRYYHDHWRLEYLMDFNPARHGMVCMVCGSSLATLKLSTIKRHIRQKHPYSLHWSPREKEVISNSWDAHLGLGACGEAEGLGVQGAEEEEEEEEEDEEEGAGVPACPPKGPGKAPAGGGCRRQRRGGPVAPRARRLRLSASRRAGGSRGLGARRLERRLKESLQNWFRAECLMDYDPRGNRLVCMACGRALPSLHLDDIRAHVLEVHPGSLGLSGPQRSALLQAWGGQPEALSELTQSPPGDDLAPQDLTGKSRDSASAAGAPTSQDLSPPDVKEEAGWVPERPGPAEEEEELEEGEGQRAGVPGRSPRGRAHRRHPQERWRLEYLMELDGGRRGLVCGVCGGALASLKMSTIERHIRRRHPGSTRLGGPVQALIAREWSEKAAHLLALGLPRPESPRGPAAPDTAAVSEEGGGDEEEEPEEEEEWGDVPLSPGAPLERPAEEEEDEEDGQDPGGLALPPPPPPPPPPPRSREQRRNYQPRWRGEYLMDYDGSRRGLVCMVCGGALATLKVSTIKRHILQVHPFSMDFTPEERQTILEAYEEAALRCYGHEGFGPPAPAPRDGGADLKSGAVCRA